Below is a window of Mycolicibacterium rhodesiae NBB3 DNA.
TGATGTCGCCCATGTTGGTGGTCAAGGTGGAGACGTTGTTGAGCAGCGTGGCCAGCAATGCCTTGTCATCCTGGATCACGTCGGCGGTCAACCCGGCAGTCGTTGCCAGGGAGTCGATGGTGTCGTCGTTGCCGGCGAACGCCCCGGACACATCGTTGATGAGCCCGTGGATCTGGTCGAGGTTCAGTGCCGTGAACAAGATGTTGATCTTGGCGAGCAGGTCACTGGCGGTGACGATCGGCGCGACTCGCTCCGCGGGTATCACCGTCCCATCGGAGAAGTAGGGCGGGGCAATCAGTTTCGGTTTGAAGTCGATGTACTGTTCGCCCGCCGCGGACAGGTTCTCGATGCTGATCGGGCTGTCGGCGGGCACCGGGTGTGCGCGGTCCAGTTCGATTGACACGGCCAGCCCGGTGTTGGTCGTTTGGATATCCGATACCCGGCCGACCTTGATGCCGCGCATCGTCACGTCCGACGTCGGCATGAGGCCGCCGGAGGCGTTGAGCAGGAGGGTGAGCCGGGTGACCTGTTTGGTTGGGCTCATGTCGAGCACACCGAACGACATGTAGGCGGCTCCGAGCAGTGTCATCGCCGCAAGAATGACCAGCGTGGTGCGGGCACTGAATTTCATGGCGGCAGAAGTCCCATCGTCTGCATCGCCTCGAACGCCGCGTCGGTCTTGTCCGCGGGATCCACACCCTCGTTTCCGGTCGGTGGATGAAGGTCGGTGACGGTGAATCTCGGTCCGCCCTTACGGAAGAACCCGAGAAGCTTGTAGCGCAGGAACGCCACGAACTTGTCGGCGAGCACCGGAATCGTGGTGTCCACGGTCGCCATCGTCCCGACCATCGGCGTGAGGTAGGACAGCATCTGCATCAGATCGCCGGCGATCGGAGTTAATAGGTCGGCGTTGATGGTGCCGATGTCCTTGGAGCTGTTGACCACGTTGAGGATCGCCAAGGTGATCTCCGACAGGCCTTTGAGCTTCTCCGGGCCCTCGTCGACCAGGCGGTTGAACACCGTGGTATTCGCCGCCATCGCGGTGGTGATGTTCTCCATGCTGGAGAGCATGCCGTTGATGGTGTCCTGGTTCGCCGCAAGATCATTGAGCACACCGGCGACGGTGTGCTGCATCCGGGCCAGCTCTGCAGGATCGTCGGGGAACGCCTTGTTGACCTCGACGACGGTCGTCTGCAGCGTGCCGATCGCACCGCCGCCCACCAGGTTCGACATGGACCGCAGGAGGTCTTCGACGTTGTCGGCCGGGGCGGTGTTGCGCAGCGGGATGGTGTCGCCGTCCCGCAGGGTCGCCGTCGACCGCTCCTCCGGAGAGAGCAGCGCGATATAGATGTCGCCGAGCGGTGTCGCCTGACGGAGTTCTGCGCGGGTGTTGTCGGAAAGCGTGGTGTTGCCCGCTATTTCGACGAATGCGATGGCGGTGTTGCCGTCGAGCTGGACATGGTCGAGCACACCGACCTGCACTCCACCGGAGTCCACCTTGGCCCGCGCGGGCAGGTTGAGCACGCTGGAGAACTCGATCTTGATGTTGTAGGCGTCGTGTGGGGTGTACGCACCGGGCACCGGCAGCCGCGTCGGGTCCAGTGAGCATGCCGCTGCGGCGCTGAGTATCACTACGGTCAGCACAAGACGAAGGGCTTGAGTCAATCGTCGATTCATCCGAACGCGGCCCCCAGGACGAGGTCGGTGAGGCCGAGGGTGACGGGATCTGACGCGTTGCCCGACGCGCACGCCGACGCGGCCCCGGGGATGTTGCGTTGCGTCAGCGCCTGGCAGATGGCGCCTGCCTGGGTCGGGGCGATGTCCACCTGCGGCGGAATGTAGGTGACGTTGTGGGTGCCCCACGCCGGCTCGTAGATATCGGCGAACCAGTTGGTGAACTGCGGCCACGATTTGATCATGGCGAGGATGGCGGGGCTGTGATTGTTCAACAGGTCTCGCATCCACTCGATCCCCCCGCCGGCCCTCGCATACATCCGCGGTCCGAATCGGTTCATGGCCTCGACGATGATCGGCAGCAGGTGTGACAGATAGCTCAGCGTCGCTCCGAAATTGTCCGAAAGGCCTTCGACCAGTTCGGTGGTGGCCGGGAGCGTCTGGATGACGGATGCGAAGCTGTCCCAGTTGTAGAGGAAGTCCGAGGTGAGGATCTCACTGTTTTCGAACAACCGTCGGTAGTCGGCGTCGGCCTTGTACGGGTCGGCGAGCATGGTCGCCAGGTTGCGCATCGTCTTGTTGAGACCGGGGCCGGTGCCTTCCAGCGAGCGGCTGGCCGCACTCAGGCTGTCGTTGATGGCTCGTACGCCCGGTGCGTTGGACGGGTCCTGTCCGGGTTGGGCTCCGATGATGGCGTCCGCCAGATTGCCGACGGCGGAGAAGGTCTCGCTGATGCTGACCGGGGTCTTGGTGGCATCCAGCTTGATGCAACCCGGCCCGGTGAACTTGGGCCCACCGGTGTAGGCCTTGGTGAGCTCGATATGACGGTCGGTGACAATCGATTGCGAGTAGGTGACCGCACCGACGTCTGCGGGCAGGTCGAGATCGGCGGGAACGGTGAAGTCGACCTCGACGTGGTCGGGCTTGTTGACGATCGCGGTCATGGAACCGACTTCGATACCCAGCAGCGCGACCTTGTTTCCTTCATAAAGCCCTACCGCATCGGTGAATTCGGCGCACATCGTCCGGATGTTGACGACCTCGGACCTCACGACCTTCGCACCCATGACCGCCGCCGCGACGACAGCGACCACGGTCACCGACGCCGTCGCGATCCCCAGTGGAGTACGTAACCGCGCACCGATCGCTGCCGTCACCGCCATGTCAACAGTGCCTCATGAGGTTGGGCAGGCACAGGTCCTGCCCGGGGGCCAGCCGACGGTCGCCCTCGTCGAAGACGACTCCGTTGCCACTGAGCATCGGTACCACGATGTCGAGGGTCTGCCGGAGGCCGTCCAGGGCCATGCCCCAACGCTCGGGATGGGCGGTGAGCGTGTCGGTGATGTCTTCGAGTCCCTCGGCGATCGGCGCGACCTCCCGTCCGTAGAACACGGCAATGCGGTCGAGCATGCGGGTCAATTCTTTGAGCAGACCGAAGAATTCGACGATATCGACCGCCTTCGAGGTGTACATCCGGCCGAGGACGGCGAACTGTTCGACGAGCGTGATGAGCTGGTCCCGGTTGACGACCACGGCTTGCAGGCCGTCGTTGACGAAGTCGAGGCTGCGATGGAAGTCGGTGGTGGACGTGCTCAACGATGCGGTCAATGAATCAGCCGAGCCGATCAGATCGCGCACCGCGTCGGGATAGTTGTTGGCCGCGTTGGCGACCTCGGTGAAGGTGTCGTGGATGACGTCGCCGTCGACCTCTTTGATCACCGGTGTCGCCGCCTGAATGATGTCGTTGATCTCGAAGGGCAGCGTGATGCGGCTTGGCGGAATGACATTGCGCCCCAGCGGGGAAGCGCCCTTGGGGTCAAGCGAAACATAGTGACCGCCCAGCGGGGTCAGCAGCTTGATGTCCAGGGTCGAATCCGATCCGACCGGCACCGAACTCTCGACATCGAACTGCATCTCGACGAACGCTCCGTCGAGCCGAATACTGGTGACCTTGCCGACTGGGATGCCGGCGATGCGCACCTGATCGTCTATGCGCACCCCGGCCGAATTGGCCATGTGCGCGGTATATCTCGTGTGACCTGTCGGGTTGAGGTAGGCCATCGCTGTGGCGGCCAACGACACCACGATGACGAGCACTCCGATCACACCGTGCCGGCGACTGCGAGCGACGGCGGCCCTTTCATCGAGCGCACCTCGCCGCCCCCCCAGCCGTGTGCGCAGGGCGGAAAGTCGGTTGTGAAACTCGATCACCTACACACCACCAAATTCTGTTGCGCGAACGACACCTCGCCAATCCCCGGCAGGGTGACTTCACCGTTCGAGCAGAAGAACGTCGGGTCCGCTGGTTGCGCGTCGACCAGCCAGTCCCGCATTCCCTGGATCAGCGACGGTGTCAGCGACAGGCCCGCGATGATGGTCGGGGTCTGCGGCCACATACGGCTGACGAGGTCATAGAGCGGAACCGTGGTCCCGTCGAACGTGCGCTCGGTGTATTGCAGGAGATGCACGGTGCTGCGCAGTCCGGGCAGCTGGGTTTCCAGCGAGGTACGGAACTCCTCACCCACCGAGGCGAATCGCGCGAGCACGTCGTTGAGCTGCTTGATGAGGTTGAACAGTTGCTGCGATTTGCCGCCGAGGTCGTGCGAGATCGCACTCAGATTGCGAATCATGACGGTGATGACCGCCTGCCGGTCCACGGCCAACTTGGAGATGACGTCGAGGTGGTGGAGAAACGGCCCGATGCCGGATTCGTCACCTTGGATCAACTGCAGCAGATTCTCTCCGAGGAGATTGAACTGCGCGGGATCGAGGGTTTGAAAGATCGGTTGAAAACCGTTGAACAGCTTGGCAACGTCGAACGACGGAATCGTCTGTCCCAGCGGGATCGACCCGCTGCTCGTCAGTTGGGTGTCGGGCTCGGCGGGTTGGACGAGTTCCACATAGCGTTGACCGATAAGAGTTTGATAGCGCACGGCGGCAACGGTGTTGGTGAACAGCGGGTGATCCGCTTGGGCG
It encodes the following:
- a CDS encoding MlaD family protein — its product is MKFSARTTLVILAAMTLLGAAYMSFGVLDMSPTKQVTRLTLLLNASGGLMPTSDVTMRGIKVGRVSDIQTTNTGLAVSIELDRAHPVPADSPISIENLSAAGEQYIDFKPKLIAPPYFSDGTVIPAERVAPIVTASDLLAKINILFTALNLDQIHGLINDVSGAFAGNDDTIDSLATTAGLTADVIQDDKALLATLLNNVSTLTTNMGDINAGQVISETGHQLPHSIPAFLNLIHEIEKFSYAGIGVIGPDDAVSVLVAKLGEYLDMLAGPLGSFATVLQPALAPLHDIKIDAGHWLDFWESTFNDTGGVRVQLNVPEWHHP
- a CDS encoding MlaD family protein, encoding MTQALRLVLTVVILSAAAACSLDPTRLPVPGAYTPHDAYNIKIEFSSVLNLPARAKVDSGGVQVGVLDHVQLDGNTAIAFVEIAGNTTLSDNTRAELRQATPLGDIYIALLSPEERSTATLRDGDTIPLRNTAPADNVEDLLRSMSNLVGGGAIGTLQTTVVEVNKAFPDDPAELARMQHTVAGVLNDLAANQDTINGMLSSMENITTAMAANTTVFNRLVDEGPEKLKGLSEITLAILNVVNSSKDIGTINADLLTPIAGDLMQMLSYLTPMVGTMATVDTTIPVLADKFVAFLRYKLLGFFRKGGPRFTVTDLHPPTGNEGVDPADKTDAAFEAMQTMGLLPP
- a CDS encoding MlaD family protein → MAVTAAIGARLRTPLGIATASVTVVAVVAAAVMGAKVVRSEVVNIRTMCAEFTDAVGLYEGNKVALLGIEVGSMTAIVNKPDHVEVDFTVPADLDLPADVGAVTYSQSIVTDRHIELTKAYTGGPKFTGPGCIKLDATKTPVSISETFSAVGNLADAIIGAQPGQDPSNAPGVRAINDSLSAASRSLEGTGPGLNKTMRNLATMLADPYKADADYRRLFENSEILTSDFLYNWDSFASVIQTLPATTELVEGLSDNFGATLSYLSHLLPIIVEAMNRFGPRMYARAGGGIEWMRDLLNNHSPAILAMIKSWPQFTNWFADIYEPAWGTHNVTYIPPQVDIAPTQAGAICQALTQRNIPGAASACASGNASDPVTLGLTDLVLGAAFG
- a CDS encoding MlaD family protein — protein: MIEFHNRLSALRTRLGGRRGALDERAAVARSRRHGVIGVLVIVVSLAATAMAYLNPTGHTRYTAHMANSAGVRIDDQVRIAGIPVGKVTSIRLDGAFVEMQFDVESSVPVGSDSTLDIKLLTPLGGHYVSLDPKGASPLGRNVIPPSRITLPFEINDIIQAATPVIKEVDGDVIHDTFTEVANAANNYPDAVRDLIGSADSLTASLSTSTTDFHRSLDFVNDGLQAVVVNRDQLITLVEQFAVLGRMYTSKAVDIVEFFGLLKELTRMLDRIAVFYGREVAPIAEGLEDITDTLTAHPERWGMALDGLRQTLDIVVPMLSGNGVVFDEGDRRLAPGQDLCLPNLMRHC
- a CDS encoding MlaD family protein, with the translated sequence MRSVAKSVTWLTIFFAIAAVCTLVVLTALRSPVTGALARYTAEFSDVSGLYVGDDVRISGVQVGKVETIRLDGRVAKVDFTAQADHPLFTNTVAAVRYQTLIGQRYVELVQPAEPDTQLTSSGSIPLGQTIPSFDVAKLFNGFQPIFQTLDPAQFNLLGENLLQLIQGDESGIGPFLHHLDVISKLAVDRQAVITVMIRNLSAISHDLGGKSQQLFNLIKQLNDVLARFASVGEEFRTSLETQLPGLRSTVHLLQYTERTFDGTTVPLYDLVSRMWPQTPTIIAGLSLTPSLIQGMRDWLVDAQPADPTFFCSNGEVTLPGIGEVSFAQQNLVVCR